From a region of the Paenibacillus sp. FSL R10-2734 genome:
- a CDS encoding LamG-like jellyroll fold domain-containing protein, which produces MRKTTRKLTASLLALTLLIPAPLISAASASDSKTIPQSTQQQAADYLGHWAQKDFQSWVDKGLISGYGQGIYKPNQEITRAEWVTLINRVFNLQEKAEISFMDVSETGAYYSDIQKAAAAGYISGYSDGTFRATQQVSRQEAAVMLYRLFQLNSSANTSAPKDVEDLPTWSQEAVLSLFSEGYLSGYNDGTFKGTKAVSRAEALRMIEELAGEITTKSGSYTGITSRNMVISSPGVELNNSTISGNLYLTEGIAEGDITLNNVTVKGKVYVSGGGENSIVLSNSNAADMAVDKHNGKLRIVTKGNSAVPSVRVHSGVTLEEDNSLTGAGFGQVIIENTLPNDSTIRLKGNFDSTEIKALGAPILHLAAGSITEVTLKQIVKLRVDAGTAINNLILGINDIITIQGTGKVGFDSKYSHLIKFETPSPTATATPGTSSGGSDGGVVSTPAPSATPVPPATPTPTATPEPTAPAPALTNVSVHDPSVVVDKGTYYVFGSHIDAAKSDDLMNWTHFTNGYTTPGNVLFGDLSANLAESFKWAGENDSDSKGGFSIWAPDVFWNEAYKNADGTTGAYMMYYSASSTYIRSAIGYATSQNIEGPYTYGNTVIYSGFTKEEDYDTNSKVNKKWTNTNIQKLIDNGTLDDVNPDWFDAGGSYKNKTYTNAIDPTLFYDKDGKLWMTYGSWSGGIFILEIDPATGEPKYPGEDGKTADGRLIDRYFGTHISGGMTKSGEGPYIAYDKNTGYYYLYVTYGGLASDGGYNMRQFRSTNPDGPYVDAAGQSAVLATSNDHSAIGNKVLGNFMFTNLNSDPDFQTYGYVASGHNSVNYDDETGKIFNFFHTRFPQRGETHELRVHQMFTNEDGWPITSPHRYTGETIAAVKQEDVIGAYQFVNHGKDTSAKIKSTTDIELRGDGTITGSVTGTWELKGEYYVDLLLNETENGAAVQNLYKGVFVKQWDSSRQSNVMTFTAMSNKGVTVWGSQIELLSTEQIVSNIKESLSLGNTSKIYKDLTLPTEAVRGTVITWSSSNNDIVGNDGSVTRPEKGLGNATVELTATITLGESTATKTFTIVVMELTGNVLEDGLVAAYDFEGNLSENGDRTAKGTITGNRINNTGGNITYETGEEGLAAKFDGNSGIRLPNGLIKGNTYTIGMWLNPEQLTQFTTAFFGATTDTNWISLLPYGNGGATTRMWFGNQTFHDAEAGMQIPVNQWSHIAFTYDAGAVKLYVNGVLKYTGKGFTDVFASEDAVFSLGVNYWDIPYKGLIDNLRIYESALSAEAVDLLVNGQPDCDIKVSTITITESEKALELENSFTPQVKVLPTNAGNKTLTWSSSDSNVVSVDAATGTVTALTVGGEAVITATATDGSGISADYKVKVTDGKVAYYAFDGNLNDSLQLIGTGQVTGIKIEAPTVGNITYGNGIADQAAVFDGASGIRLPDGLISSDTYTVSMWLNPEQLTTATTTFFGAASINSWISFVPQNSDGITLLWSGQAWYDALTNMRIPEQQWTHVAFTVKHGTVKVYINGVEKFSGEDFPNVFRNKNGVFSLGVNYWDVPYMGMMDELKIYSRALKSEEILTEYNSNVN; this is translated from the coding sequence CGTTAATTTCAGCAGCTTCTGCAAGCGATTCCAAAACAATCCCACAATCAACACAACAACAGGCTGCTGATTATTTAGGCCACTGGGCACAGAAGGATTTTCAATCATGGGTAGATAAGGGTTTAATTTCAGGCTATGGACAAGGAATTTACAAACCGAATCAGGAGATCACCCGCGCGGAATGGGTCACATTGATAAACCGTGTCTTTAATTTGCAGGAAAAAGCAGAAATCAGCTTCATGGATGTATCAGAGACCGGCGCTTATTACAGCGATATCCAGAAAGCAGCGGCTGCAGGATATATATCTGGATACAGCGATGGCACCTTTCGAGCAACACAGCAAGTAAGTCGTCAAGAAGCCGCGGTTATGCTTTACAGACTATTCCAGCTTAATTCTTCTGCAAATACCTCTGCACCAAAAGACGTTGAAGACTTACCAACATGGAGCCAAGAAGCCGTATTATCTTTATTTAGTGAAGGTTACTTAAGTGGTTATAATGACGGCACCTTTAAAGGCACAAAGGCTGTATCTAGAGCGGAAGCACTGCGCATGATTGAGGAGTTGGCCGGTGAAATTACTACAAAAAGTGGGAGTTATACGGGTATTACCTCTCGCAATATGGTTATCAGTAGTCCGGGTGTTGAGTTGAACAACTCCACCATCTCCGGAAACCTGTACCTTACCGAAGGTATTGCAGAAGGCGACATTACGCTGAATAACGTTACCGTTAAAGGAAAAGTATACGTGTCCGGCGGCGGCGAAAACAGCATCGTACTTAGCAACTCTAATGCGGCCGACATGGCGGTTGATAAACACAATGGTAAACTCCGCATCGTTACTAAAGGAAACAGCGCTGTACCAAGCGTACGCGTACATTCTGGTGTAACGCTTGAGGAAGATAATTCGTTGACGGGAGCAGGCTTCGGTCAGGTTATTATCGAGAATACACTCCCTAACGATTCAACGATCAGGCTGAAAGGCAATTTTGATTCCACTGAGATTAAAGCCTTGGGGGCGCCTATACTACATCTAGCTGCAGGCAGTATTACCGAAGTTACACTGAAGCAAATAGTTAAGCTGCGTGTAGATGCAGGTACAGCAATCAATAATCTCATTCTTGGTATAAACGATATCATTACGATTCAAGGCACTGGGAAAGTTGGTTTTGACAGTAAATACAGTCACCTAATCAAATTCGAAACGCCTAGCCCTACAGCTACGGCAACCCCTGGTACAAGTTCAGGTGGATCAGACGGCGGCGTTGTTTCCACACCTGCACCTTCTGCTACTCCGGTTCCTCCGGCTACACCGACTCCTACTGCTACACCAGAACCGACTGCTCCGGCACCAGCACTCACCAATGTTTCTGTACATGATCCGTCGGTGGTCGTAGACAAAGGTACGTATTATGTATTCGGGTCTCATATCGATGCAGCCAAATCGGATGATCTGATGAACTGGACTCATTTCACAAATGGCTATACAACACCAGGTAACGTACTTTTTGGTGATCTTTCCGCGAATCTAGCAGAATCCTTTAAATGGGCTGGCGAGAACGATTCTGACAGTAAAGGTGGCTTCTCCATATGGGCTCCAGACGTTTTCTGGAATGAGGCTTACAAGAATGCGGATGGAACAACCGGCGCTTATATGATGTATTACAGTGCCTCCTCCACTTACATCCGCTCAGCGATTGGTTATGCCACTTCGCAAAATATCGAAGGTCCTTACACCTATGGAAATACCGTAATTTATTCTGGTTTCACCAAGGAAGAGGATTACGATACTAACAGTAAGGTCAATAAAAAATGGACAAACACTAATATTCAGAAACTTATTGATAATGGAACATTGGATGATGTCAACCCAGATTGGTTTGACGCAGGCGGTTCATATAAGAACAAAACATATACAAACGCAATTGACCCTACCTTATTCTACGATAAAGATGGCAAGCTGTGGATGACATATGGATCATGGTCAGGCGGCATATTTATTCTAGAAATCGATCCAGCTACCGGCGAGCCTAAATATCCAGGCGAAGATGGTAAAACCGCTGATGGACGTTTAATTGATCGCTATTTCGGGACCCATATTTCCGGCGGGATGACCAAATCAGGTGAAGGGCCTTATATCGCTTATGATAAGAATACGGGTTATTACTATTTGTATGTGACTTATGGAGGACTAGCGTCCGACGGTGGTTACAACATGCGTCAATTCCGTTCAACGAATCCGGATGGCCCATATGTGGATGCTGCCGGACAAAGCGCAGTGCTCGCAACGAGCAATGACCATTCAGCCATTGGTAATAAAGTACTTGGTAACTTCATGTTCACGAATCTGAACAGTGACCCTGACTTCCAAACCTACGGCTATGTAGCATCTGGCCACAATTCAGTGAATTACGACGATGAGACGGGTAAAATATTCAACTTTTTCCACACTCGGTTCCCGCAGCGTGGTGAAACACATGAGCTTCGTGTGCATCAAATGTTCACGAACGAAGACGGATGGCCGATCACATCACCTCATCGTTACACCGGTGAAACTATCGCAGCCGTTAAGCAGGAAGATGTTATTGGAGCCTATCAGTTCGTGAATCACGGCAAAGATACTTCCGCCAAAATCAAATCCACAACAGATATCGAACTCCGCGGTGATGGAACCATTACAGGATCCGTAACCGGTACCTGGGAGCTAAAGGGAGAGTATTACGTCGACCTACTCCTCAATGAAACAGAAAACGGAGCCGCCGTACAAAATCTTTACAAAGGCGTATTCGTGAAGCAATGGGATTCCTCCCGGCAGAGCAATGTTATGACTTTCACAGCGATGTCCAATAAGGGTGTTACCGTCTGGGGCAGCCAAATTGAACTGCTGAGCACTGAACAAATTGTATCCAATATTAAAGAGAGTTTAAGCTTGGGCAACACAAGTAAGATATACAAAGACCTCACTCTCCCAACTGAAGCCGTAAGAGGAACCGTTATTACATGGTCATCTTCCAATAATGACATAGTAGGAAACGATGGTTCAGTGACTCGTCCTGAAAAAGGACTCGGAAATGCAACAGTTGAACTTACTGCTACGATTACACTAGGAGAATCCACTGCAACTAAGACCTTTACTATCGTTGTAATGGAACTGACCGGCAATGTGCTGGAAGATGGTTTGGTGGCAGCGTATGATTTTGAAGGAAATCTTTCAGAAAACGGAGATCGTACTGCTAAGGGTACAATTACGGGAAATCGGATTAACAATACTGGTGGTAACATCACTTATGAGACGGGTGAAGAAGGTCTTGCAGCTAAATTCGACGGTAACTCCGGTATTCGCCTACCAAACGGTTTGATTAAAGGCAACACCTATACAATAGGCATGTGGCTTAACCCAGAACAATTAACACAATTCACCACTGCTTTCTTTGGTGCTACAACGGATACGAATTGGATTAGCTTATTGCCTTATGGAAACGGTGGAGCTACAACCCGGATGTGGTTTGGTAACCAAACCTTCCATGATGCAGAAGCTGGCATGCAGATTCCAGTTAACCAATGGTCGCATATAGCTTTCACTTACGATGCTGGGGCAGTGAAGCTGTATGTTAACGGAGTATTGAAATACACAGGAAAAGGATTTACGGATGTCTTCGCCAGCGAGGATGCAGTGTTCTCCCTAGGTGTAAACTACTGGGATATCCCTTACAAAGGATTGATCGATAACCTGCGCATCTATGAAAGTGCACTTTCCGCAGAAGCAGTAGACTTGCTGGTAAACGGCCAGCCTGACTGCGATATTAAAGTAAGCACGATAACCATCACGGAGTCTGAAAAAGCATTAGAATTAGAAAATAGCTTTACACCTCAAGTAAAAGTGCTGCCTACCAATGCCGGAAATAAGACATTAACTTGGAGTTCTAGTGATTCCAATGTAGTTTCAGTTGATGCTGCAACAGGAACAGTGACGGCACTAACGGTCGGTGGCGAAGCAGTGATTACAGCCACCGCGACTGATGGCAGTGGTATCTCGGCAGACTATAAGGTAAAAGTTACAGATGGTAAAGTTGCCTATTATGCTTTTGATGGAAACCTTAATGACTCCCTCCAATTGATCGGTACTGGCCAGGTTACGGGAATAAAAATTGAGGCTCCAACTGTAGGCAATATCACTTACGGCAACGGTATTGCTGATCAAGCAGCAGTATTTGACGGTGCTTCCGGTATCCGATTGCCTGATGGATTAATTAGCAGTGATACTTATACAGTATCTATGTGGCTAAACCCTGAGCAGCTTACAACTGCAACAACAACTTTCTTCGGCGCTGCTTCGATTAATAGCTGGATCAGCTTTGTTCCACAGAACAGTGATGGTATAACATTGCTGTGGTCAGGTCAGGCTTGGTACGATGCCCTTACAAATATGAGAATCCCAGAACAACAATGGACGCATGTAGCATTTACAGTCAAACACGGTACAGTTAAGGTTTATATCAACGGCGTTGAGAAATTCTCTGGTGAGGACTTTCCTAATGTATTTAGAAACAAGAATGGTGTATTCTCTCTTGGTGTAAACTATTGGGACGTACCCTATATGGGAATGATGGATGAACTGAAGATTTACAGCAGAGCGCTCAAATCAGAAGAAATACTGACAGAGTATAACTCGAATGTAAATTAA
- a CDS encoding DUF6171 family protein: MSTTSACKGCRDDYKVTEAQIDRILSSSMFKSELCVPDEVYAERISLCGTCPKLHEGVTCVACGCIIPVVAKLKERGCPLPGGGLWGPFI; encoded by the coding sequence ATGTCAACAACATCTGCATGCAAGGGATGTCGAGACGATTATAAGGTTACCGAAGCGCAGATAGACCGTATATTGTCATCATCCATGTTTAAGTCAGAGCTTTGTGTTCCGGATGAAGTTTACGCTGAACGGATTTCTCTTTGCGGGACTTGTCCTAAGCTGCATGAGGGCGTAACTTGCGTCGCATGCGGCTGCATTATACCCGTTGTAGCTAAGCTTAAGGAACGTGGCTGTCCACTGCCTGGTGGCGGTTTATGGGGACCTTTTATTTAA
- a CDS encoding ArsR family transcriptional regulator yields the protein MKLDLSEESLPVYEALASSVRLHLLRLLAEKPMNVKELAGAVNLSSAIMTMHVRKLEAAGLIQTHMAPGRSGLQKICTLAAESAEITFPGRQINERKSYRKEIPVGHYSDFLIEPTCGLATTEQVIGSFDDPRYFWDLERMNAGILWFGKGYIEYKIPNFLLSSQQPEELIITMEIASEAPSINNNWPSDITFTLNGVQLGFWTSPGDYGDRRGKYTPAWWPALTNQYGLLKQLRVTPKGTFMDGLKLSDVTLDQVNIRNKQWTFKLSVDEEAEHIGGITLFGKGFGNYNDDLIVELFYKDTHE from the coding sequence ATGAAACTTGACCTGTCGGAAGAATCCCTTCCCGTCTACGAAGCTTTAGCCAGCTCAGTACGTCTACATCTGTTGCGTTTGCTTGCCGAGAAGCCTATGAATGTCAAGGAATTGGCCGGTGCAGTAAATTTGAGCAGCGCCATTATGACTATGCATGTGCGCAAGCTGGAAGCTGCAGGACTTATCCAGACACATATGGCGCCTGGACGAAGTGGTCTGCAAAAGATCTGTACGCTAGCTGCTGAAAGTGCAGAAATCACCTTTCCGGGCAGACAAATCAATGAGCGCAAAAGCTACCGCAAGGAAATTCCTGTGGGACATTATTCCGACTTCCTGATCGAGCCTACCTGCGGTCTTGCCACTACTGAGCAAGTGATTGGCAGCTTTGATGATCCCCGTTATTTCTGGGATCTCGAACGTATGAATGCTGGTATTCTTTGGTTCGGTAAAGGATATATCGAATATAAAATCCCTAACTTCCTTCTCTCCAGTCAACAGCCAGAGGAGCTAATCATTACAATGGAAATTGCTTCCGAAGCACCTTCCATTAATAATAATTGGCCCTCGGATATCACCTTCACACTGAACGGAGTGCAGCTTGGATTCTGGACAAGTCCCGGTGACTACGGAGATAGACGTGGCAAATACACGCCGGCTTGGTGGCCAGCGCTCACGAATCAATACGGCCTACTTAAGCAGCTACGTGTTACACCTAAAGGCACATTTATGGATGGTCTGAAGCTGTCCGACGTTACACTGGATCAAGTGAACATCCGCAACAAGCAATGGACCTTTAAGCTTTCCGTCGATGAAGAGGCCGAGCATATTGGCGGCATTACCCTTTTTGGCAAAGGCTTTGGCAACTATAATGACGATCTAATCGTTGAGCTGTTCTATAAAGATACTCATGAATAA
- a CDS encoding alpha-N-arabinofuranosidase, with protein sequence MAERAILNTDIRKGTINKNIYGHFSEHLGRCIYEGIWVGEDSPIPNTNGIRNDVVKALKEIQIPVLRWPGGCFADEYHWKDGIGDREARKRMINTHWGGTVENNHFGTHEFMELCELLECEPYINGNVGSGTVQEMSEWVEYLTFGGVSPMSELRQQNGHQEPWTVTYFGVGNENWGCGGNMRPEYYADLYRQYQTYVRNYGDNRIHRIACGPNVDDYHWMEVLMREATRFMDSITLHYYTIPGPAWENKGAATGFETGEWFSTLEKALRMDELITKHSVIMDKYDPDKRVGLIVDEWGTWYDVEPGTNPGFLYQQNSIRDALVAGVSLNIFHKHSDRVRMANIAQTINVLQAVILTEGEKMVLTPTYHVFNMFKVHQDAELLDLTIDSGTYSFEGHEIPEVSASASVTDAGVIHVSLCNLNHAASATVPLELRGLSGQKVEVTGTTLAGDKIDAHNTFSQPDAVVPQAFTAFTLEGDLLNVELPPMSVTVLEITPKA encoded by the coding sequence ATGGCAGAGCGCGCAATTCTTAACACAGACATTCGTAAAGGTACGATTAACAAAAATATTTATGGACACTTCTCTGAGCATCTAGGACGTTGTATTTATGAAGGGATTTGGGTCGGAGAGGATTCACCGATTCCTAACACTAACGGTATTCGTAATGATGTTGTGAAAGCGCTTAAAGAAATTCAAATTCCAGTGCTTCGTTGGCCGGGTGGATGTTTCGCGGATGAATATCATTGGAAAGATGGTATTGGAGATCGCGAAGCTCGTAAACGTATGATCAACACGCACTGGGGCGGCACGGTTGAGAACAACCATTTTGGTACGCATGAATTTATGGAACTATGTGAGCTGCTGGAATGTGAGCCTTATATCAACGGTAATGTGGGAAGTGGTACGGTTCAAGAGATGTCCGAATGGGTAGAGTATTTAACCTTTGGCGGTGTTTCACCGATGTCTGAGCTTCGCCAGCAGAACGGCCATCAAGAGCCTTGGACTGTGACTTATTTTGGCGTCGGTAATGAGAACTGGGGCTGCGGCGGGAATATGCGTCCAGAATATTATGCAGATCTTTATCGCCAATATCAGACGTATGTTCGTAATTATGGGGACAATCGGATTCACCGGATTGCTTGTGGTCCTAACGTGGATGATTATCACTGGATGGAGGTTCTGATGCGTGAAGCTACACGCTTTATGGACTCTATTACGCTTCATTACTATACGATTCCTGGTCCAGCTTGGGAGAATAAAGGTGCAGCGACAGGCTTTGAAACGGGTGAATGGTTTAGTACCTTAGAGAAGGCCCTTCGTATGGATGAGCTGATTACAAAACATAGCGTTATTATGGACAAATATGATCCAGATAAAAGAGTAGGCCTTATCGTTGACGAGTGGGGAACTTGGTATGATGTTGAGCCGGGGACGAATCCTGGATTTTTGTATCAACAAAATTCGATTCGAGATGCCTTGGTAGCTGGAGTGTCACTGAATATTTTCCATAAACACAGTGATCGGGTACGGATGGCAAATATTGCGCAGACCATTAACGTGCTTCAAGCGGTTATTTTGACCGAAGGAGAAAAAATGGTGCTAACCCCGACGTACCATGTATTCAATATGTTTAAAGTCCATCAGGATGCTGAATTATTGGATTTGACAATCGACAGTGGGACTTACAGCTTTGAAGGTCACGAGATCCCTGAAGTGTCTGCTTCAGCTTCCGTAACAGACGCTGGAGTCATCCATGTTAGCCTGTGCAACCTGAACCACGCTGCATCGGCTACTGTTCCCCTCGAGCTTCGCGGTCTTTCTGGGCAGAAGGTTGAAGTAACTGGCACAACGCTGGCAGGTGACAAGATAGATGCTCACAATACCTTCAGTCAGCCGGATGCGGTAGTACCGCAAGCCTTTACTGCCTTTACACTTGAGGGTGATCTGCTTAATGTAGAGCTACCTCCAATGTCAGTAACTGTGCTAGAGATTACGCCGAAGGCATAA